One window of the Pieris rapae chromosome 13, ilPieRapa1.1, whole genome shotgun sequence genome contains the following:
- the LOC111003448 gene encoding ATP-dependent RNA helicase dbp2 isoform X1, translating into MYDDRRGGRGGGRGGPRGGRGGRGGSRGGRSSDRSQDRGNRFGGSRGGRDSGRGGSRGFGGRDRGGRDGRDDFRSNFKNEQPGGALRKIRWDTITLTPFQKNFYNPHPNVQMRSMAEVEAYRSQHQITVKGRDVPPPSVYFEEGGFPDYAMKEILKQGFPHPTPIQAQGWPIALSGRDMVGIAQTGSGKTLAYILPAIVHIINQPRLLRDEGPIVLVLAPTRELAQQIQQALVSMNGDTVDRDRMPGPMDVVATDFGQNVQVRNTCIFGGAPKGPQGRMLERGVEIVIATPGRLIDFLEKNTTNLQRCTYLVLDEADRMLDMGFEPQIRKIIEQIRPDRQVLMWSATWPKEVQNLAEEFLVDYIQINIGSLSLSANHNILQIVDVCEEWEKNDKLLTLLNEISSEEETKTIIFAETKRKVDDITKTINRAGWHALAIHGDKNQQDRDYVLGQFRQNPGAILVATDVAARGLDVEDVKFVINYDYPNNSEDYVHRIGRTGRSHNTGTAYTLFTPNNSAKAKDLMSVLSEANQVVNPRLMELAQCGTGFKGKGFSRGGSRYRDRDSDSGRGRGRGRDGGRGSRGGRPETRGSRWDNNDSNGQSSFNREDGFQRQSFGRDQSRESFRGRGRGRGRGGFGQSFDQGQQGFPDQTQGYQPSSYYNMYGQQQAQ; encoded by the exons at GTACGACGATAGACGTGGAGGGCGCGGTGGAGGACGTGGTGGTCCCAGGGGCGGTCGTGGAGGCAGGGGTGGGTCTAGAGGAGGTCGTTCTAGTGATCGGTCTCAAGACAGGGGAAACAGATTCGGCGGCAGCCGTGGTGGACGAGATAGTGGCAGGGGAGGCAGCCGGGGATTTGGTGGGCGCGATCGAGGTGGCCGAGATGGCAGGGATGATTTCCGCAGCAATTTCAAGAATGAACAACCCGGTGGAGCGCTTCGTAAAATTCGCTGGGATACGATTACGCTTACTCCATTTCAAAAGAATTTCTACAATCCTCACCCCAATGTTCAAATGCGCTCGATGGCAGAAGTGGAAGCTTACAGAAGCCAGCATCAAATTACAGTTAAAGGTCGTGATGTTCCTCCACCAAGTGTATATTTTGAAGAAGGTGGCTTTCCCGATTATGCAatgaaagaaattttaaagcaAGGCTTTCCACATCCTACACCAATTCAAGCTCAAGGTTGGCCAATTGCGTTGTCTGGAAGAGACATGGTTGGGATTGCACAGACGGGTTCAGGAAAGACTCTTGCATACATTTTACCAGCTATTGTCCACATTATTAACCAGCCAAGATTATTAAGGGATGAGGGACCAATTGTTCTAGTCCTAGCTCCTACAAGGGAGCTTGCTCAGCAAATTCAACag GCTTTGGTATCCATGAATGGAGACACAGTTGACCGAGACAGAATGCCAGGCCCCATGGACGtt gtGGCAACAGATTTTGGTCAAAATGTTCAAGTGCGCAATACTTGTATATTTGGTGGAGCTCCAAAGGGGCCACAGGGCAGAATGTTGGAGCGGGGAGTTGAGATTGTCATTGCAACACCAGGAAGACTTATTGATTTCTTGGAAAAAA ATACAACAAATCTACAACGCTGTACATATCTGGTGTTGGATGAAGCAGATAGGATGTTGGACATGGGTTTTGAGCCACAAATAAGAAAGATCATTGAGCAAATACGGCCAGACCGACAG GTTCTGATGTGGTCCGCAACATGGCCTAAAGAGGTTCAAAACTTAGCTGAAGAATTCCTCGTAGATTACATACAGATCAACATTGGTTCACTTTCTCTATCTGCTAACCACAACATTCTACAAATTGTCGATGTGTGTGAGGAATGGGAGAAAAATGATAAACTGCTCACTCTTCTTAATGAGATTTCATCGGAAGAGGAGACTAAAACCATTATATTTGCAGAAACAAAGAGAAAG GTGGATGACATAACAAAAACCATTAACCGAGCGGGTTGGCACGCACTCGCCATTCACGGCGATAAAAACCAACAGGACAGAGATTACGTTTTAGGACAATTCAGGCAAAACCCGGGGGCAATATTAGTCGCTACCGACGTAGCGGCTAGAGGACTCG ACGTCGAGGATGTGAAGTTCGTGATAAACTACGACTATCCAAACAATTCTGAGGACTACGTGCACAGAATCGGACGCACGGGACGCTCGCACAACACCGGGACAGCGTACACGCTCTTCACGCCTAATAATTCGGCCAAG GCTAAGGACCTAATGTCAGTGTTGTCAGAAGCAAATCAAGTGGTGAACCCTAGATTGATGGAACTGGCGCAGTGCGGCACAGGTTTCAAAGGAAAGGGATTCA GTCGTGGCGGAAGTCGGTACCGTGATCGTGATAGTGACTCTGGGCGTGGTCGCGGCAGGGGAAGGGATGGAGGCAGGGGGAGCAGGGGAGGTAGACCGGAGACCAGAG gcTCAAGATGGGACAACAACGACTCAAATGGCCAATCCAGTTTCAACAGGGAAGACGGATTCCAGCGCCAGAGCTTTGGGCGTGACCAGAGCCGTGAGTCTTTCCGCGGGCGTGGCAGGGGGCGTGGTCGCGGCGGGTTCGGTCAAAGCTTCGATCAGGGACAGCAGGGCTTCCCTGATCAGACGCAAGGATACCAGCCgagtagttattataatatgtatgggCAGCAGCAGGCTCAATAG
- the LOC111003487 gene encoding putative inositol monophosphatase 3 isoform X1, whose amino-acid sequence MNFGGTLRVNKFACFTLVFVLFLIIYWRSGGNGYPTDVSDLVSIKSLLNAAIYAAERGGVKVIEGRNKGMKVHSKGKTKEGANDPVTDADYASHCAMYYTIKNAFPKLAIVSEEHSDGNSECQNQDPIDLESTPQGQRILNSINDEHVLAKDVTVWIDPLDATQEYTEGLYSYVTTMVCVAINGVPIVGVIHYPFPPTTYWGWLMKRTSSNIPKILYKEDKKNHPKVIVSRSHPGKVAEIAKNAFGEETVITKSAGAGNKFISIMNGTNDVYLHETAIKKWDLCAGHAILKTNNGTMTTTKGETIDYSSGSNVVVSDGILATLYDHQFYLNKIKNAI is encoded by the exons atgaattttggaGGTACATTAAGAGTAAACAAATTCGCATGTTTTACTTTAGTGTTCGTGCTATTCTTGATAATTTATTGGCGATCTGGTGGAAATGGTTACCCGACCGATGTGAGTGATCTTGTGAGTATAAAGTCGCTATTAAATGCTGCAATATATGCTGCCGAACGTGGTGGTGTGAAAGTGATAGAAGGCAGAAATAAAGGTATGAAAGTGCATAGCAAGGGAAAAACGAAAGAAGGTGCAAACGATCCTGTTACAGATGCAGACTACGCATCACATTGTGCCATgtattatactattaaaaatgcatttccTAAATTAGCTATTGTGTCTGAGGAGCATTCTGATGGAAATTCAGAATGCCAGAATCAAGATCCAATAGATTTGGAATCAACACCACAAGGGCAAAGAATCCTTAATTCTATTAATGATGAACATGTTCTTGCTAAAGATGTGACAGTTTGGATTGATCCTTTGGATGCAACACAAGAATATACAG aGGGTTTATATTCCTATGTTACAACTATGGTCTGTGTTGCCATTAATGGTGTACCAATTGTAGGGGTAATCCATTATCCTTTCCCACCAACCACTTATTGGGGCTGGCTTATGAAAAGGACATCTAGTAACATACCaaagattttatat aaaGAGGATAAAAAAAACCATCCAAAAGTTATTGTTTCCCGGTCACATCCAGGAAAAGTAGCAGAAATAGCAAAAAATGCATTTGGAGAGGAAACAGTTATTACAAAATCAGCAGGAGctggaaataaatttattagtattatgaaTGGCACAAATGATGTCTATTTACATGAaactgcaataaaaaaatgggaTTTATGTGCTGGTCATGCAATTCTAAAGACCAATAATGGAACTATGACCACAACTAAAGGCGAGACCATAGACTATTCAAGTGGTAGTAATGTTGTAGTCTCAGATGGTATATTAGCTACTTTGTATGAccatcaattttatttaaataaaataaaaaatgctatttaa
- the LOC111003454 gene encoding tektin-B1-like, with product MDASIPVYEKPHSRLSVLDWTRNIQRLQNEARLRRFESYELRQRANQLRNETSVTTRWDNYVNNELLRDRIFEVESWRENQRFTREQVRDESRALQEEKNATELQLESLQVPLMVSSQCLTNRDQRLPPELTKDTLGEELNKELHILENSKRVLTDVCHMAWEKLKELTNVFCRLEREIQNKDDALGIDRHVKQLDRYSSDISFKIDPTRVPPESITEESYVHCIENTIKIAEQLMRESKSLRETMFRSREQVKNQLYAQCQAVEMVMRRRVFDIQRARNEMEWQKLKLEQNLAKVEREIESLRAAVADKINPTKLVETRLEARTRRPALERVQDKPTRGLIEEYERVHTSTSTLEKKLEDALSTYHGMHSHYQRVTKDLQYKNQALETDRRLVEIRKPLHRSDDTEFQRNVGYCHMSDELITD from the exons atggATGCCTCGATACCTGTATACGAGAAGCCCCATTCTCGCCTTAGTGTTTTAGATTGGACTCGAAATATACAAAGGCTGCAAAACGAAGCTAGATTACGTCGCTTTGAGTCTTATGAGCTACGTCAGAGAGCAAATCAACTCAGAAACGAGACTTCGGTAACAACTAGATGGGACAACTATGTTAATAACGAACTGTTAAGAGATAG aataTTCGAAGTAGAATCATGGCGAGAAAATCAAAGATTCACTCGGGAGCAGGTAAGAGATGAGAGTAGAGCGCTACAAGAAGAGAAGAACGCGACTGAACTGCAACTGGAATCACTCCAAGTACCTTTGATGGTGAGTTCTCAGTGTCTCACTAATCGAGACCAGAGACTTCCACCTGAGTTGACCAAGGATACATTGGGAGAGGAGTTGAATAAG GAGTTACACATACTGGAGAACAGCAAACGTGTCCTAACAGACGTATGCCATATGGCCTGGgagaaattaaaagaattaacTAATGTCTTCTGTCGGTTAGAGCGAGAGATACAGAACAAGGATGACGCATTGGGCATAGATCGCCACGTCAAACAGCTGGACAGATACAGTTCTGATATTTCGTTTAAGATTGATCCTACAAGGGTACCACCTGA ATCAATAACAGAAGAAAGCTACGTTCACTGCATAGAGAATACTATTAAGATCGCTGAGCAGCTGATGAGAGAATCTAAATCATTACGAGAGACCATGTTTAGAAGTCGTGAACAGGTCAAAAACCAGTTGTATGCGCAATGTCAGGCCGTGGAGATGGTGATGAGGAGAAGGGTATTTGATATTCAAAGGGCCAGAAATGAAATGGAGTGGCAGAAACTGAAG tTAGAGCAAAATCTCGCCAAGGTAGAGCGAGAAATAGAATCTCTGCGAGCGGCTGTTGctgataaaataaatccaaCTAAGTTAGTGGAAACCCGTCTGGAAGCCAGAACACGACGACCTGCTTTAGAGAGAGtgcag gaTAAGCCAACACGTGGTCTGATAGAAGAGTACGAGAGAGTTCATACAAGCACCAGTACGTTGGAGAAGAAACTAGAAGATGCACT TTCCACATACCATGGCATGCACAGCCATTACCAAAGGGTAACAAAAGACCTGCAGTACAAGAACCAGGCTCTAGAGACAGACAGGCGGCTGGTGGAGATTCGGAAGCCACTTCATCGATCTGATGATACTGAGTTCCAAAGGAATGTTGGTTATTGCCATATGAGCGATGAATTGATCACAGACTAG
- the LOC111003487 gene encoding putative inositol monophosphatase 3 isoform X2, with translation MKILVFVLFLIIYWRSGGNGYPTDVSDLVSIKSLLNAAIYAAERGGVKVIEGRNKGMKVHSKGKTKEGANDPVTDADYASHCAMYYTIKNAFPKLAIVSEEHSDGNSECQNQDPIDLESTPQGQRILNSINDEHVLAKDVTVWIDPLDATQEYTEGLYSYVTTMVCVAINGVPIVGVIHYPFPPTTYWGWLMKRTSSNIPKILYKEDKKNHPKVIVSRSHPGKVAEIAKNAFGEETVITKSAGAGNKFISIMNGTNDVYLHETAIKKWDLCAGHAILKTNNGTMTTTKGETIDYSSGSNVVVSDGILATLYDHQFYLNKIKNAI, from the exons atgaaaatattag TGTTCGTGCTATTCTTGATAATTTATTGGCGATCTGGTGGAAATGGTTACCCGACCGATGTGAGTGATCTTGTGAGTATAAAGTCGCTATTAAATGCTGCAATATATGCTGCCGAACGTGGTGGTGTGAAAGTGATAGAAGGCAGAAATAAAGGTATGAAAGTGCATAGCAAGGGAAAAACGAAAGAAGGTGCAAACGATCCTGTTACAGATGCAGACTACGCATCACATTGTGCCATgtattatactattaaaaatgcatttccTAAATTAGCTATTGTGTCTGAGGAGCATTCTGATGGAAATTCAGAATGCCAGAATCAAGATCCAATAGATTTGGAATCAACACCACAAGGGCAAAGAATCCTTAATTCTATTAATGATGAACATGTTCTTGCTAAAGATGTGACAGTTTGGATTGATCCTTTGGATGCAACACAAGAATATACAG aGGGTTTATATTCCTATGTTACAACTATGGTCTGTGTTGCCATTAATGGTGTACCAATTGTAGGGGTAATCCATTATCCTTTCCCACCAACCACTTATTGGGGCTGGCTTATGAAAAGGACATCTAGTAACATACCaaagattttatat aaaGAGGATAAAAAAAACCATCCAAAAGTTATTGTTTCCCGGTCACATCCAGGAAAAGTAGCAGAAATAGCAAAAAATGCATTTGGAGAGGAAACAGTTATTACAAAATCAGCAGGAGctggaaataaatttattagtattatgaaTGGCACAAATGATGTCTATTTACATGAaactgcaataaaaaaatgggaTTTATGTGCTGGTCATGCAATTCTAAAGACCAATAATGGAACTATGACCACAACTAAAGGCGAGACCATAGACTATTCAAGTGGTAGTAATGTTGTAGTCTCAGATGGTATATTAGCTACTTTGTATGAccatcaattttatttaaataaaataaaaaatgctatttaa
- the LOC111003456 gene encoding serine palmitoyltransferase 1, with translation MIIMDIYETASWWTLAIAVQIVIGSIILWRKKFKKPEIILTQEKLLQWKPLPLVDYDISVDEPPMMGKIDENLLNVGATSFLCLDREQSIMDSAITSLHKYGVGSCGPRGFYGTIDVHLELEKRLAKFLQIEETCVYSYGFSTIASAIPAYAKKGDIIFADEKVWFAIQQGFEAARSTVKYFKHNNMDDLERLLQEAADKKQLNPKRRAFLVAEGIYFNTGEMCPLRRLVELARRFKLRIILDESLTIGVLGKHGRGLTEYLNVPRDEIDLIIGSLEHSFATIGGFCAGTHFIVEHQRLSGLGYCFSASLPPMLTQAAISALDIMEKQPSIMAELDDNSRKLNRALENLKHYTFRGSDVSPIKHIYLKDNLPDTLKTGYLRNITNYCLNRGVAFTVSAYLREVEVSCPDPSIRLASSRKLNDKNIALICSLLDEAYEKVGPKSGEKPMK, from the exons ATGATTATTATGGATATATATGAGACG GCAAGTTGGTGGACGTTAGCTATCGCTGTTCAGATTGTTATCGGATCTATAATCTTATGGcgcaaaaaatttaaaaaacctgaaattattttgactCAAGAAAAATTGTTGCAATGGAAACCTTTGCCTTTAGTAGATTATGACATTTCTGTGGATGAACCTCCTATGATGGGTAAAATTGATGAGAATTTGCTTAATGTTGGGGCTACCAGCTTCCTGTGCCTGGATAGGGAGCAGTCTATCATGGATAGCGCTATTACCTCATTGCATAAATATGGAGTTGGATCCTGTGGCCCAAGAGGATTTTATGGTACAATAGATGTGCATTTGGAACTGGAAAAAAGATTGGCAAAGTTTTTGCAAATAGAAGAGACTTGTGTTTACTCTTATGGATTTTCTACAATAGCAAGTGCTATTCCAGCTTATGCTAAGAAGGGTGATATAATTTTTgc GGATGAAAAGGTGTGGTTTGCCATTCAGCAAGGTTTTGAAGCTGCTCGTAGTactgtcaaatattttaagcacAACAACATGGATGACCTAGAAAGACTATTACAAGAAGCAGCTGACAAGAAACAATTAAATCCAAAAAGGAGAGCATTCCTTGTTGCTGAAGGGATTTACTTCAACACAGGAGAGATGTGCCCACTAAGACGGCTGGTTGAACTAGCTAGAAGATTTAAGTTAAGGATAATATTGGATGAAAGCTTGACCATCGGG GTTCTAGGTAAACACGGTCGTGGCCTGACAGAGTATTTGAATGTGCCTCGAGATGAGATCGACCTAATTATTGGCTCTCTCGAACATTCGTTTGCAACCATTGGTGGATTCTGCGCTGGAACCCATTTCATTGTTGAACATCAGAGGTTATCTGGTTTAG GATACTGCTTCAGTGCGTCACTCCCTCCAATGCTGACGCAAGCGGCAATATCTGCTCTCGACATTATGGAAAAACAGCCCAGCATTATGGCCGAACTTGATGATAACTCAAGGAAACTTAATAG AGCTTTGGAAAACCTTAAACACTACACATTCCGCGGTTCGGACGTGTCgccaataaaacatatttatctcAAAGACAATTTACCAGATACTTTAAAGACGGGCTATCTCCGAAACATAACAAATTACTGCCTCAACAGAGGAGTAGCGTTTACAGTGTCCGCGTATCTGCGTGAGGTGGAAGTCAGTTGTCCAGATCCATCCATTCGATTGGCATCGAGCAGGAAGttgaatgataaaaatattgcctTAATTTGCTCCTTATTAGATGAGGCATATGAAAAGGTTGGGCCAAAATCCGGAGAAAAACCAATGAAGTAG
- the LOC111003448 gene encoding ATP-dependent RNA helicase dbp2 isoform X2: MYDDRRGGRGGGRGGPRGGRGGRGGSRGGRSSDRSQDRGNRFGGSRGGRDSGRGGSRGFGGRDRGGRDGRDDFRSNFKNEQPGGALRKIRWDTITLTPFQKNFYNPHPNVQMRSMAEVEAYRSQHQITVKGRDVPPPSVYFEEGGFPDYAMKEILKQGFPHPTPIQAQGWPIALSGRDMVGIAQTGSGKTLAYILPAIVHIINQPRLLRDEGPIVLVLAPTRELAQQIQQVATDFGQNVQVRNTCIFGGAPKGPQGRMLERGVEIVIATPGRLIDFLEKNTTNLQRCTYLVLDEADRMLDMGFEPQIRKIIEQIRPDRQVLMWSATWPKEVQNLAEEFLVDYIQINIGSLSLSANHNILQIVDVCEEWEKNDKLLTLLNEISSEEETKTIIFAETKRKVDDITKTINRAGWHALAIHGDKNQQDRDYVLGQFRQNPGAILVATDVAARGLDVEDVKFVINYDYPNNSEDYVHRIGRTGRSHNTGTAYTLFTPNNSAKAKDLMSVLSEANQVVNPRLMELAQCGTGFKGKGFSRGGSRYRDRDSDSGRGRGRGRDGGRGSRGGRPETRGSRWDNNDSNGQSSFNREDGFQRQSFGRDQSRESFRGRGRGRGRGGFGQSFDQGQQGFPDQTQGYQPSSYYNMYGQQQAQ; this comes from the exons at GTACGACGATAGACGTGGAGGGCGCGGTGGAGGACGTGGTGGTCCCAGGGGCGGTCGTGGAGGCAGGGGTGGGTCTAGAGGAGGTCGTTCTAGTGATCGGTCTCAAGACAGGGGAAACAGATTCGGCGGCAGCCGTGGTGGACGAGATAGTGGCAGGGGAGGCAGCCGGGGATTTGGTGGGCGCGATCGAGGTGGCCGAGATGGCAGGGATGATTTCCGCAGCAATTTCAAGAATGAACAACCCGGTGGAGCGCTTCGTAAAATTCGCTGGGATACGATTACGCTTACTCCATTTCAAAAGAATTTCTACAATCCTCACCCCAATGTTCAAATGCGCTCGATGGCAGAAGTGGAAGCTTACAGAAGCCAGCATCAAATTACAGTTAAAGGTCGTGATGTTCCTCCACCAAGTGTATATTTTGAAGAAGGTGGCTTTCCCGATTATGCAatgaaagaaattttaaagcaAGGCTTTCCACATCCTACACCAATTCAAGCTCAAGGTTGGCCAATTGCGTTGTCTGGAAGAGACATGGTTGGGATTGCACAGACGGGTTCAGGAAAGACTCTTGCATACATTTTACCAGCTATTGTCCACATTATTAACCAGCCAAGATTATTAAGGGATGAGGGACCAATTGTTCTAGTCCTAGCTCCTACAAGGGAGCTTGCTCAGCAAATTCAACag gtGGCAACAGATTTTGGTCAAAATGTTCAAGTGCGCAATACTTGTATATTTGGTGGAGCTCCAAAGGGGCCACAGGGCAGAATGTTGGAGCGGGGAGTTGAGATTGTCATTGCAACACCAGGAAGACTTATTGATTTCTTGGAAAAAA ATACAACAAATCTACAACGCTGTACATATCTGGTGTTGGATGAAGCAGATAGGATGTTGGACATGGGTTTTGAGCCACAAATAAGAAAGATCATTGAGCAAATACGGCCAGACCGACAG GTTCTGATGTGGTCCGCAACATGGCCTAAAGAGGTTCAAAACTTAGCTGAAGAATTCCTCGTAGATTACATACAGATCAACATTGGTTCACTTTCTCTATCTGCTAACCACAACATTCTACAAATTGTCGATGTGTGTGAGGAATGGGAGAAAAATGATAAACTGCTCACTCTTCTTAATGAGATTTCATCGGAAGAGGAGACTAAAACCATTATATTTGCAGAAACAAAGAGAAAG GTGGATGACATAACAAAAACCATTAACCGAGCGGGTTGGCACGCACTCGCCATTCACGGCGATAAAAACCAACAGGACAGAGATTACGTTTTAGGACAATTCAGGCAAAACCCGGGGGCAATATTAGTCGCTACCGACGTAGCGGCTAGAGGACTCG ACGTCGAGGATGTGAAGTTCGTGATAAACTACGACTATCCAAACAATTCTGAGGACTACGTGCACAGAATCGGACGCACGGGACGCTCGCACAACACCGGGACAGCGTACACGCTCTTCACGCCTAATAATTCGGCCAAG GCTAAGGACCTAATGTCAGTGTTGTCAGAAGCAAATCAAGTGGTGAACCCTAGATTGATGGAACTGGCGCAGTGCGGCACAGGTTTCAAAGGAAAGGGATTCA GTCGTGGCGGAAGTCGGTACCGTGATCGTGATAGTGACTCTGGGCGTGGTCGCGGCAGGGGAAGGGATGGAGGCAGGGGGAGCAGGGGAGGTAGACCGGAGACCAGAG gcTCAAGATGGGACAACAACGACTCAAATGGCCAATCCAGTTTCAACAGGGAAGACGGATTCCAGCGCCAGAGCTTTGGGCGTGACCAGAGCCGTGAGTCTTTCCGCGGGCGTGGCAGGGGGCGTGGTCGCGGCGGGTTCGGTCAAAGCTTCGATCAGGGACAGCAGGGCTTCCCTGATCAGACGCAAGGATACCAGCCgagtagttattataatatgtatgggCAGCAGCAGGCTCAATAG